The Actinocorallia herbida DNA window AGGTCCGCGACGGCCGCCTCCGCACGGTGACGCCGCCCGCCTGACCGCGCGCGGTCTCCGCGGCGCGCACCACCGCTGCGCGGACCGAGCTCGGTCAGGCGCGGGGGAGGCGGATCGTCACCCGGGTGCCTTCGGGGGAGGGGGTGATGTGCGCGGTGCCGTGGTGGGCGTGGGCGATGTCGCGGACGATGGTCAGGCCGAGGCCGCTGCCGCCGGTGTCCTTGGTGCGGGAGGCGTCCAGGCGGGTGAACCGTTCGAAGACGGCTTCGCGTTTGTCCTCGGGGATGGCGTCACCGTCGTTCGCGACCTGGAGGACGACCTGGTCGGCCTCGGTGCGGACGTCGATGCCGACGCGGTGGTCGGCGTGGCGCAGCGCGTTGTCGAGAAGGTTGTCGAACAGGCGGGTCAGCTGGATCCTCGACCCGTGCACCGGAGCCGGCCCGGTGCGGACCTCCAGGTCGAGCTCGTCGGGGAGGGCGTCGGTGCCGCGGAGGCGCGTGATCTCGCCCTGCACCAGGTCGGCCAGGTCGAGCACCTGCTGATCCTGCGCGGCTCCGGCGTCGAGGCGGGCGAGGACCAGCAGGTCCTCGACGAGTTGCTGGAGCCGGTCGACGCTGGTCAGGAGCCGGCGTGCGAGGGGCGGCCAGTCGGTGTCGTCGGGGTGCAGGAGGGCTTCGTCGAGTTCGACGCGCATCGCGGCCAGCGGGGTGCGCAGGTCGTGGGACGTGCTGGAGGTGAACTCGCGCTCGCGCAGCAGCGAGGTCTCCAAATGGGCGATCATCTCGTTGGAGGTGACCGCCAAGGCCCGCAGCTCGTCGTGCTGAGGGGGCAGGGTGATGCGGTGGCCCGTGCTGCGGCCCGCCAGGACCGCGGCGCTGATCTGCCCGGTCTGCGCGCGGATCTCCTCGACGGGCCGCAGCGCCCGTCCGATCACCTGGTAGGCCCCCGCCCCCGCCAGGGCGACGATCGCGAGCGACGCGAGGATCATCTGCGCCAGGAACAGGTCGCCGACGTACCAGGGGACTGCGTCCTCGAGCGAGTACACGTACCAGTCGCCGCCGGGCCGGTAGACCCGGATCACCACGACGATCTTGCACCCGTGCAGACCCGGCAGGTCGCACTCGACCTCGGTGCCGGCGGTCTCGTCCGCAGGAGGTCTCTGCGTCGACAGGCGCGGGCCCAGCCCCTGGGGTGCGGTGCCCGCCTGTACCCGCCCCTGGGCGTCGACGACCTGGACGATGGACGAGCGCGAGGAGGTGACGATCTCCCGGGGCAGCTCGCCGCTCCTGATCAGCCGGACGGTCTTCAGCGCGGTCGCCTCCGC harbors:
- a CDS encoding sensor histidine kinase; translation: MGSWSVRTRLTVIGCLVMALLCVVISALGTALGYGHETRERVDQAEATALKTVRLIRSGELPREIVTSSRSSIVQVVDAQGRVQAGTAPQGLGPRLSTQRPPADETAGTEVECDLPGLHGCKIVVVIRVYRPGGDWYVYSLEDAVPWYVGDLFLAQMILASLAIVALAGAGAYQVIGRALRPVEEIRAQTGQISAAVLAGRSTGHRITLPPQHDELRALAVTSNEMIAHLETSLLREREFTSSTSHDLRTPLAAMRVELDEALLHPDDTDWPPLARRLLTSVDRLQQLVEDLLVLARLDAGAAQDQQVLDLADLVQGEITRLRGTDALPDELDLEVRTGPAPVHGSRIQLTRLFDNLLDNALRHADHRVGIDVRTEADQVVLQVANDGDAIPEDKREAVFERFTRLDASRTKDTGGSGLGLTIVRDIAHAHHGTAHITPSPEGTRVTIRLPRA